A genomic window from Providencia alcalifaciens includes:
- the paaZ gene encoding phenylacetic acid degradation bifunctional protein PaaZ: protein MQHLTSYIMGKWAMGAGEGRQIFHALTNEALYAVTSEGLPLAQSLQYGRDVGGEALGKLTFQQRGEMLKAVARHLLAHKEALYAISAQTGATKSDSWVDIEGGIGTLFSYAGLASRELPDDTVWSEDEMIPLSKQGQFVARHILTSRRGVALHINAFNFPCWGMLEKLAPTWLAGMPAIIKPATASAQLTHAMVKLMVESGLVPEGAIQLICGGVGDMFDHLDFEDVVTFTGSAGTGQKLKFHPRINQKSVPFTMEADSLNCAILGADVQPEQPEFALFIKEVVNEMTTKAGQKCTAIRRIIVPKTQLENVKNALLKRISNVTVGDPAAEGVRMGALINLEQRQDVQGKVNYLLANGCECLCGGSFANMQVVGGDSQNGAFFPPTLLYCAEPFVHQAVHETEAFGPVATLMSYDGLEQAVQLAALGGGSLVGSLVTADSQVAQTVIRATARAHGRMFILDEAASKESTGHGSPLPMLVHGGPGRAGGGEELGGLRAVKHYMQRTALQGSPSMLTAISKQWMRGAEAIADVVHPFRKYFEELVIGDTLLTARRTVTEADIVNFACLSGDNFYVHVDKLGAEQSMFGERIAHGYFVVSAAAGLFVDAGVGPVIANYGMENLRFIEPVKIGDTIQVRLTCKKKIKKVQKKAEDKPNGVIEWDVQVFNQHNDIVALYSILTLVERRHGDF from the coding sequence ATGCAACATTTAACAAGTTACATTATGGGGAAGTGGGCAATGGGAGCAGGGGAAGGTCGTCAGATTTTTCATGCGCTAACTAATGAAGCACTCTATGCCGTGACCTCTGAAGGGCTACCGTTAGCGCAAAGCTTGCAATATGGGCGTGATGTCGGTGGTGAGGCGCTAGGGAAATTAACGTTTCAACAGCGTGGAGAGATGCTCAAAGCGGTTGCGAGACATTTGCTTGCCCATAAAGAGGCGTTATATGCCATTTCTGCTCAGACAGGCGCTACTAAATCAGACAGTTGGGTAGATATCGAAGGGGGAATAGGTACTCTATTTTCCTACGCGGGACTGGCAAGCCGTGAGCTGCCGGATGATACCGTGTGGTCAGAAGACGAGATGATCCCGCTATCAAAACAGGGGCAGTTTGTTGCCCGCCATATTTTAACATCGCGCCGTGGCGTGGCTTTGCACATCAATGCGTTCAACTTTCCGTGCTGGGGTATGCTAGAAAAACTGGCGCCAACGTGGCTAGCGGGAATGCCTGCCATTATCAAACCCGCCACTGCATCCGCCCAACTGACTCACGCGATGGTGAAATTGATGGTGGAGAGCGGATTGGTTCCTGAAGGGGCGATTCAATTAATTTGTGGCGGCGTTGGGGATATGTTCGACCACTTGGATTTTGAAGATGTGGTGACCTTTACAGGCTCAGCGGGAACCGGACAAAAACTCAAATTTCACCCGCGCATCAATCAAAAATCTGTGCCTTTTACCATGGAAGCGGACTCATTAAACTGCGCGATTTTAGGTGCGGATGTTCAGCCTGAACAACCTGAATTTGCGCTGTTTATCAAAGAAGTGGTTAATGAAATGACCACAAAAGCGGGGCAAAAATGTACTGCAATTCGCCGAATTATCGTCCCTAAAACTCAGTTGGAAAATGTGAAAAATGCCCTCCTAAAACGCATCTCGAATGTCACGGTGGGCGACCCTGCCGCCGAAGGGGTTCGAATGGGGGCATTGATTAACCTTGAACAGCGCCAAGATGTGCAGGGCAAAGTCAATTATCTGCTCGCCAATGGTTGCGAGTGCTTATGTGGTGGTAGCTTTGCCAATATGCAGGTGGTAGGTGGTGATAGCCAGAATGGGGCATTTTTCCCGCCGACATTGCTGTACTGTGCCGAGCCATTTGTGCATCAAGCGGTACACGAAACCGAAGCGTTTGGTCCTGTGGCGACATTAATGAGCTATGACGGGCTAGAGCAAGCGGTGCAATTGGCGGCGCTAGGAGGCGGAAGCTTAGTCGGTTCGCTGGTGACTGCCGATAGCCAAGTAGCGCAAACGGTGATCCGTGCAACGGCACGGGCGCATGGGCGGATGTTTATTCTGGATGAAGCGGCATCGAAAGAGTCCACGGGGCATGGCTCTCCATTGCCGATGTTGGTTCATGGTGGACCTGGGCGAGCGGGTGGCGGAGAGGAATTAGGTGGCTTGCGAGCCGTAAAACATTATATGCAGCGCACGGCATTGCAAGGCAGCCCATCCATGTTGACCGCAATTAGCAAACAGTGGATGCGCGGGGCTGAGGCTATTGCCGATGTGGTGCATCCGTTCCGTAAATATTTCGAAGAGTTAGTGATTGGCGACACGTTACTGACCGCGAGACGCACGGTGACTGAAGCGGATATTGTCAATTTTGCCTGCCTTAGCGGGGATAATTTCTATGTGCATGTGGATAAACTCGGCGCCGAGCAATCCATGTTTGGTGAGCGCATCGCCCACGGTTATTTTGTGGTATCGGCAGCAGCAGGGCTGTTTGTGGATGCGGGAGTCGGGCCTGTTATCGCGAACTATGGGATGGAAAACTTAAGGTTTATCGAGCCAGTAAAAATTGGCGATACCATCCAAGTGCGCTTAACGTGCAAGAAAAAGATCAAAAAGGTGCAGAAAAAAGCCGAAGATAAGCCTAATGGAGTTATCGAGTGGGATGTCCAAGTGTTTAATCAGCACAACGATATCGTGGCGCTATACAGTATTTTAACGCTGGTGGAGCGCCGCCACGGGGATTTTTGA
- a CDS encoding type II toxin-antitoxin system RelE/ParE family toxin, with amino-acid sequence MYKISQIAEEDIYKIARYTIRQFGVNQAKKYHNELKKTFELLASSPWIGKECHWVCKGMRRFEFKKHSIYYMPQTPFIFISRVIHQSVDVDELDFAE; translated from the coding sequence ATGTATAAAATTTCTCAAATTGCGGAAGAAGATATTTATAAAATTGCTCGTTACACAATACGGCAGTTCGGTGTTAATCAGGCGAAAAAATATCACAATGAATTAAAAAAAACGTTTGAGTTACTGGCTAGTTCGCCATGGATAGGTAAAGAGTGTCATTGGGTATGTAAAGGGATGAGGCGATTTGAGTTTAAAAAACATTCCATATATTACATGCCCCAGACCCCATTTATTTTTATCTCCCGCGTTATTCATCAATCTGTGGATGTCGATGAATTGGATTTTGCTGAGTAA
- a CDS encoding type II toxin-antitoxin system ParD family antitoxin translates to MARVTSVTLGEHFNRFIGDMIQSGRYGNTSEVIRDALRMMEEREQRLEYVRKMVLDGLNSPESESSMDDIFARAEKDLNV, encoded by the coding sequence ATGGCGAGAGTAACAAGTGTGACATTGGGGGAGCACTTCAACCGTTTTATTGGCGATATGATCCAGTCTGGTCGCTATGGCAATACATCAGAAGTGATAAGGGACGCATTGCGTATGATGGAAGAGAGAGAGCAACGGCTTGAATATGTGAGAAAAATGGTATTGGATGGACTGAATTCACCGGAAAGTGAAAGCAGCATGGATGACATTTTTGCCAGAGCGGAAAAGGATTTAAATGTATAA